The DNA sequence AGCCTTGAGGCAGATTGTTCGCGTTAACACCTGTGGGAAGACTAAAAATGTCGTCTTTTAGTCTATTGCACGATGGTTCGCCCGATACTTTCGTAGATAAACCCTTTTTCTTCCATCAATTCCAATGGGTAGAGGTTACGACCATCGAAAATGATAGGCTCCTTGAGCAGTTCTTTCATCACCTGAAAGCTGGGGGTGCGGAATACACTCCATTCTGTAGCGATAGCAAGCGCATCAGCACCGATGAGCGCCTCGTATTGGTCTTCGCAGAAGTGGACTTTGTCGCCGAAAATGGCTTTTACATTTTCCATAGCTTCTGGATCAAAGGCACGGATGTTAGCACCTGCGGCTAATAATGCTTCGATGGTATAAATGGCGGGTGCTTCCCGAATATCATCGGTGTTGGGTTTAAAGGCCAAGCCCCACAGGCCGATGGTTTTGCCTTCCAGGTTATCACCGTAGCGAGCTTTGATCTTGTCGACCAGGCGCATCCGTTGTTGGTGATTGACGGACATGACGGACTTGAGAATACGAAAATCGTAATCGTACATGTCCGATGTTTTCGCCAGTGCCTGTACATCTTTGGGGAAACAACTGCCGCCGTACCCTACACCAGGAAAGAGGAAGCGTTTGCCGATGCGGGTATCACTGCCCATACCATGGCGAACCATGTCGACATTGGCACCTACCTTCTCGCAAAGGTTGGCAATTTCGTTCATGAAGGTAATGCGAGTGGCCAGGTAGGAGTTGGCCGCGTACTTGGTCATTTCCGCCGAGCGTTCGTCCATAAAGATGATCGGATTGCCCTGGCGCACGAATGGTTCGTACAGTTGGCGCATATTTTTTCTCGCCCGTTCGGAGTTGGTGCCAATGACGACGCGATCGGGTTTTAAAAAATCTTCGACAGCTACGCCTTCCCGCAAAAATTCGGGATTGGAGACCACGTCAAACAAGTCCGTTGGCAGGTGTTTGGCCAGGGTATCGTGTACGCGTTCGGCTGTGCCTACGGGTACGGTACTTTTATCAACAATCGTTTTATACGAAGTAATGATATGGCTAAGTTGGTCGGCTACGCCCAAGATGTAAGAAAGATCGGCAGAGCCATCTTCACCTGGAGGAGTAGGAAGGGCCAGGAAAATGATCTCGGCGTTTTCCACGGCTTTGGCCAAATCGGTGGTAAATGAGAGCCGCCCTTGACGGGTATTGCGCTCGAAAAGTAACTCGAGACCTGGCTCGTAAATTGGAACCTCCCCGGCTTGCATGCGGGCTACCTTTTTGGCGTCAATATCTACACAGATAACATTATTGCCCGTTTCGGCAAAGCATGTACCGGACACTAAACCTACATAACCGGTACCAACTACTGCGATGTTCATGTTTTATTCCGTTTTTTGGGTATATTTCGTTTAATGATGTATCTGGCCGCAAAGGTAAATAATTGTTAGGGCTTATTATACGCTTGAGCAGCGCCGTTCTTCAGACGTAAAATTATCTA is a window from the Lewinella sp. LCG006 genome containing:
- a CDS encoding UDP-glucose/GDP-mannose dehydrogenase family protein; translated protein: MNIAVVGTGYVGLVSGTCFAETGNNVICVDIDAKKVARMQAGEVPIYEPGLELLFERNTRQGRLSFTTDLAKAVENAEIIFLALPTPPGEDGSADLSYILGVADQLSHIITSYKTIVDKSTVPVGTAERVHDTLAKHLPTDLFDVVSNPEFLREGVAVEDFLKPDRVVIGTNSERARKNMRQLYEPFVRQGNPIIFMDERSAEMTKYAANSYLATRITFMNEIANLCEKVGANVDMVRHGMGSDTRIGKRFLFPGVGYGGSCFPKDVQALAKTSDMYDYDFRILKSVMSVNHQQRMRLVDKIKARYGDNLEGKTIGLWGLAFKPNTDDIREAPAIYTIEALLAAGANIRAFDPEAMENVKAIFGDKVHFCEDQYEALIGADALAIATEWSVFRTPSFQVMKELLKEPIIFDGRNLYPLELMEEKGFIYESIGRTIVQ